A window from Candidatus Krumholzibacteriota bacterium encodes these proteins:
- a CDS encoding cell division protein ZapA — protein sequence MTETSTEKVEIFGQEYKIKGVGDPRYIHKIAGYVDMKMREIAHSSGIMSQSRIAILTALNIADELFQERESKDDTVRALDRQALKLSELLDDKVGAEK from the coding sequence TTGACCGAAACAAGCACTGAAAAAGTGGAGATTTTTGGTCAAGAGTATAAGATAAAGGGAGTTGGCGATCCGCGATATATCCACAAGATCGCGGGATACGTCGACATGAAGATGAGGGAGATCGCCCATTCCAGCGGCATAATGTCCCAGTCCCGAATCGCCATACTGACTGCGCTCAATATCGCCGACGAGCTGTTCCAGGAGCGGGAGTCGAAGGACGACACCGTCCGGGCGCTCGATCGGCAGGCACTGAAACTCAGCGAGCTGCTGGATGACAAGGTTGGTGCGGAAAAGTGA
- the pheS gene encoding phenylalanine--tRNA ligase subunit alpha: MKGDRVDRERIAELEASALRAFRESVDEQSLDEARVRYLGRKGLITSLLRSIGTLSAEERPVIGELINAAKTRLQEALDARNGEFACAAEESEPYPGDPTLPGRRRWEGGLHILHRTLDEVKRIFAGMGYSLAEGPDVELDYYNFEALNFPPDHPSRDLQDTFYVNDDILLRTQTSPVQVRFMEKHDPPLRIIAPGRVYRSETPDPSHAAEFHQVEGLCVDRDISLADLRNDVTWFVQQYFGSDARVRFRPHFFPFTEPSAEADMTCFACGGAGCSICQKTGWIEIMGAGMVHPNVFRNAGYDPDAYTGFAFGMGIDRVAMLKYGIDDIRLFLQNDLRFLGRFWNRTWSGVIE; encoded by the coding sequence ATGAAGGGTGACCGCGTCGACCGGGAGCGGATCGCCGAACTCGAGGCATCCGCGCTCCGGGCATTCCGGGAGTCGGTCGATGAACAGTCTCTCGACGAGGCGCGAGTCCGGTATCTCGGACGGAAGGGATTGATCACGTCCCTGCTCAGGTCGATCGGAACGCTCTCCGCCGAGGAACGGCCCGTCATCGGGGAACTCATCAACGCGGCGAAAACGCGTCTCCAGGAGGCGCTCGATGCGCGCAACGGCGAATTCGCCTGCGCGGCCGAGGAGAGCGAGCCCTATCCCGGCGACCCGACCCTTCCGGGGCGGCGTCGCTGGGAAGGCGGACTGCACATACTCCACCGGACCCTCGACGAGGTCAAGCGGATCTTCGCCGGCATGGGCTATTCGCTCGCCGAGGGCCCGGACGTCGAACTGGACTACTACAACTTCGAAGCGCTCAATTTCCCGCCCGACCACCCGTCGCGGGATCTGCAGGACACCTTCTACGTCAACGACGACATCCTGCTTCGCACGCAGACGTCTCCCGTCCAGGTCCGTTTCATGGAAAAACACGATCCGCCGCTCAGGATCATCGCCCCGGGGCGCGTGTACCGCAGCGAGACGCCGGACCCGTCGCACGCCGCCGAGTTCCACCAGGTCGAGGGGCTCTGCGTGGACCGTGACATTTCCCTGGCCGATCTCCGGAACGACGTCACGTGGTTCGTCCAGCAGTATTTCGGGAGCGACGCGCGCGTGCGGTTCCGCCCGCATTTCTTCCCCTTCACCGAACCGAGCGCCGAGGCCGACATGACCTGTTTCGCCTGCGGGGGCGCGGGATGTTCGATCTGCCAGAAGACGGGATGGATCGAGATCATGGGCGCCGGGATGGTGCATCCGAATGTCTTCCGCAACGCGGGGTACGATCCGGACGCCTATACCGGTTTCGCCTTCGGCATGGGAATCGACCGGGTCGCGATGCTGAAATACGGCATCGACGACATCCGGCTCTTCCTGCAGAACGACCTGCGGTTCCTCGGGCGTTTCTGGAACCGGACGTGGTCGGGGGTGATCGAATGA
- a CDS encoding phenylalanine--tRNA ligase subunit beta, producing the protein MKVSLRWLSRYVDIEETPEMLAHDLTMFGLNVEGIEKAGPEFEGVVFGRVVECARHPMADKLSVCTVDVGGERNLSIVCGAPNVRAGLAVPVAVRGAVLPGGLKIKKTKLRGEVSEGMICSERELGIGGDAAGIMELDFEEAPGTDLAGKLGGGGDVIIDIEITPNRPDQLSHVGIAREVAAMYRRALRMPGGFHLEPGDGFPVEIADPDDCPRFSAAFVDDVRIGPSPEWLRDDLVAAGIKPINNIVDVTNYVLAELGQPLHAYDRDRLPADGLGVRLAREGEDLVTLDGVRRVLGGKMLVITSDDRPVGVAGVMGGESTEVRGDTARIVLESAMFDPRRVRAASRGLKLDTEASYRFEREGDAGGTLAALERACRLIEEIGAGRPRPACVDRLADESRTRRRLVDLRVKHANRVMGTKLSADDLAGMIGRLEFASTVEKAVLHVEVPTFRRDVQQEIDLVEEAARAYGYDNIGRDETPRANVFANPDAADLRREEICRWIASRGFAQVMTSSFMDPEDPEGCGWDENDPRRRFVSLSNPLTAAQSAMRTSLLPGMLQVVRRNAPAEQDGIRIFEIGKVFLPEGNGNGLPREETRLTALLARKANPVSWLEEQRDVDFFDMKGALEALIERLGIDVSTDPLPGAGFRFACALKGARIAEYGLLPRSAGSRWDIGSPVFFFDVNLDAIPIGAASQERFCRVVPYPAVKRDLCLVAGERVMFGDIRNILKKRLKHLESINLFDYYRGDRLGEGRRSYAFRMTFRSPAGTLDDAVIDREIEKVLAALERELGVALRSD; encoded by the coding sequence ATGAAGGTGAGCCTTCGCTGGCTGTCCCGGTATGTCGATATCGAGGAGACGCCCGAGATGCTCGCTCACGACCTGACGATGTTCGGTTTGAACGTCGAGGGGATCGAGAAGGCGGGTCCGGAATTCGAGGGCGTCGTCTTCGGACGTGTCGTCGAATGCGCCCGGCACCCGATGGCCGACAAGCTGAGCGTCTGCACCGTCGATGTCGGCGGGGAACGGAACCTCTCGATCGTCTGCGGCGCGCCGAACGTCCGGGCCGGACTCGCCGTTCCGGTGGCGGTCCGGGGAGCGGTATTGCCGGGCGGGCTCAAGATCAAGAAGACGAAACTCCGCGGCGAGGTCTCCGAGGGCATGATCTGTTCGGAGCGGGAACTCGGCATCGGCGGGGACGCGGCCGGCATCATGGAGCTCGATTTCGAGGAGGCGCCCGGGACCGATCTCGCCGGCAAACTCGGCGGCGGCGGCGACGTCATCATCGACATCGAGATCACGCCGAACCGCCCGGATCAGTTGAGCCACGTGGGGATAGCCCGGGAAGTCGCCGCGATGTACCGGCGCGCCCTCCGCATGCCCGGGGGATTCCATCTCGAGCCGGGAGACGGGTTCCCCGTCGAAATCGCCGATCCCGACGATTGCCCGCGCTTTTCAGCGGCCTTCGTCGACGACGTGCGGATCGGGCCGTCACCGGAGTGGCTCCGGGATGACCTGGTCGCGGCGGGGATCAAGCCGATCAACAACATCGTTGATGTGACGAATTACGTTCTCGCCGAACTCGGACAGCCGCTCCACGCCTATGACCGCGACCGCTTGCCGGCGGACGGACTCGGTGTGCGGCTCGCCCGCGAGGGAGAGGATCTCGTCACGCTCGACGGCGTCCGGCGCGTGCTCGGCGGGAAGATGCTCGTCATCACCAGCGACGACCGGCCTGTCGGCGTCGCGGGAGTCATGGGCGGCGAGAGCACCGAGGTGCGCGGGGACACCGCGCGGATCGTCCTCGAGAGCGCGATGTTCGATCCCCGGCGCGTCAGGGCGGCGAGCCGCGGACTGAAGCTCGACACCGAGGCCTCGTACCGGTTCGAGCGCGAGGGGGACGCGGGTGGAACCCTGGCCGCGCTCGAGCGCGCCTGCAGGCTGATCGAGGAGATCGGCGCCGGCCGCCCGAGGCCCGCGTGCGTCGACCGTCTCGCCGACGAGTCGCGTACACGGCGGAGGCTCGTCGACCTGCGGGTGAAGCACGCGAACCGGGTCATGGGGACGAAGCTCTCCGCCGACGACCTGGCCGGCATGATCGGGCGCCTCGAGTTCGCCTCGACCGTGGAGAAAGCGGTGCTCCACGTCGAAGTGCCGACCTTCCGGCGCGATGTCCAGCAGGAGATCGATCTCGTGGAAGAGGCCGCCCGGGCATACGGATACGACAACATCGGGCGGGACGAGACGCCAAGGGCGAACGTGTTCGCGAACCCGGACGCGGCCGATCTCCGCAGGGAGGAGATCTGCCGCTGGATCGCCTCGAGGGGCTTCGCCCAGGTAATGACCTCCTCCTTCATGGATCCCGAGGATCCCGAGGGGTGCGGGTGGGACGAGAACGATCCGCGACGGCGTTTCGTTTCTCTGTCGAACCCGCTCACGGCGGCCCAGTCCGCCATGCGCACCTCGCTGTTGCCCGGGATGCTCCAGGTCGTCAGGCGCAACGCTCCCGCCGAGCAGGACGGGATACGGATCTTCGAGATCGGCAAGGTCTTTCTTCCCGAGGGGAACGGGAACGGCCTGCCGCGCGAAGAGACGCGCCTGACCGCGCTCCTCGCGAGAAAGGCGAATCCCGTCTCGTGGCTGGAGGAGCAGCGGGACGTCGATTTCTTCGACATGAAAGGCGCGCTTGAGGCCCTCATCGAGCGTCTCGGGATCGATGTCTCGACCGATCCTCTTCCCGGTGCCGGTTTCCGCTTCGCCTGCGCGCTGAAGGGGGCGAGGATCGCCGAGTACGGGCTGCTTCCTCGATCCGCGGGAAGTCGCTGGGACATCGGGTCGCCCGTGTTCTTCTTCGATGTCAACCTCGACGCGATTCCGATCGGCGCAGCCTCGCAGGAACGGTTCTGCAGGGTCGTGCCCTACCCGGCGGTCAAGCGGGATCTCTGCCTCGTCGCCGGAGAGCGGGTCATGTTCGGGGACATAAGGAACATTCTGAAGAAACGATTGAAACATCTTGAATCGATTAATCTTTTCGATTACTATCGCGGCGATCGCCTCGGCGAGGGACGCCGGAGTTACGCGTTCAGGATGACCTTCCGATCGCCGGCCGGAACGCTCGACGATGCGGTGATCGACCGGGAGATTGAAAAGGTGCTCGCCGCGCTCGAGCGGGAGCTCGGCGTGGCGCTTCGAAGCGATTAG
- a CDS encoding TIGR00282 family metallophosphoesterase yields the protein MKILFIGDVIARTGRRILSGHLAGLRNRLGIDLCIANAENSAGIFGVTRSVVEELRESGVDIMTGGNHIWDKREGIDLLEERDDLLRPANYPPNVPGHGWVVTERGGAPVAVVNLQGRTFMPAIDCPFRAADGILAGLPGDVRVVVVDFHAEATSEKLAMGYYLDGRVSAVAGTHTHVQTADERILSGGTGYITDLGMTGAFDSIIGVRKEQVLNRFLFALPVRFQVADESPCLQGMVVEVDTATGKAVSVERIMEFVDGEGAMS from the coding sequence ATGAAGATACTGTTCATCGGCGACGTCATCGCCCGGACGGGCCGGCGCATCCTCTCGGGGCACCTGGCCGGCCTGCGGAACAGGCTGGGTATCGATCTCTGCATCGCCAACGCGGAGAACTCCGCCGGCATCTTCGGGGTGACGCGCTCGGTGGTGGAGGAGCTGCGGGAAAGCGGCGTCGACATCATGACGGGCGGCAATCACATCTGGGACAAGCGGGAGGGGATCGATCTCCTCGAGGAGCGGGACGACCTGCTCCGCCCGGCGAACTACCCGCCCAACGTTCCCGGACACGGATGGGTGGTGACGGAGCGGGGCGGCGCGCCCGTCGCCGTCGTCAACCTCCAGGGACGCACGTTCATGCCGGCGATAGACTGTCCGTTCCGGGCGGCCGACGGTATCCTCGCCGGGCTTCCCGGGGACGTCCGCGTCGTCGTCGTCGATTTCCACGCGGAGGCGACGAGCGAGAAGCTCGCCATGGGGTACTATCTCGACGGACGGGTGAGCGCCGTCGCGGGGACTCATACGCACGTGCAGACGGCGGACGAGCGGATCCTCTCCGGCGGCACCGGGTACATCACGGACCTCGGCATGACGGGGGCCTTCGATTCGATCATCGGCGTTCGCAAGGAACAGGTGCTCAACAGGTTCCTGTTCGCGCTTCCGGTCCGTTTCCAGGTCGCGGACGAATCGCCCTGCCTGCAGGGCATGGTCGTCGAGGTGGACACGGCTACGGGCAAGGCCGTCTCGGTCGAGCGCATCATGGAATTCGTCGACGGAGAGGGGGCGATGTCATGA
- the rpmI gene encoding 50S ribosomal protein L35, translated as MPKIKTNRGAAKRFKLTGTGKIKRSKAYASHILTKKSSKRKRGLRQGTTVNGADARRVKRMLGK; from the coding sequence ATGCCGAAAATCAAGACGAATCGAGGCGCCGCGAAGCGCTTCAAGTTGACGGGCACGGGCAAGATCAAGCGTAGCAAAGCATACGCGAGTCACATCCTGACCAAGAAATCGAGCAAGCGGAAGCGTGGTCTCCGCCAGGGCACGACCGTCAACGGGGCAGACGCCCGGCGGGTCAAGCGGATGCTTGGCAAATAG
- the rny gene encoding ribonuclease Y encodes MENIFFYISAGILVLFLGFVLGWFVNKKISESHLKHTQKLAENIISEAQREAENQKKASILEAKDEWYQAKLRFERDTADKRQELRKEERRLEEKEQNINRKVDYLEKREQEMNDRQKTLESKLQAISEKNDELSVVLARQNEKLEKIAGMSTEEAKKLLITNLENEARHLAAKRIKEIKDEAERSATKKSREILTLAIERCAADHVVESTVSVVDLPNDEMKGRIIGREGRNIRAFENATGIDVIIDDTPEAVILSGFDPIRREVARLSLQKLVKDGRIHPGRIEEIVEKTQKELLDEIREVGEQVCLDLNIHALHPELAKLLGRLKYRTSYGQNVLQHAKEVAWLSSLLASQLGLDPVIAKRAGLLHDIGKAADHEMEGPHAEIGAELVRRYGENETIINAVAGHHEDVEATSLITHVVSAADAISGARPGARRETLENYIRRLEKLEKIADAFDGVEKSYAIQAGREIRILVSHKRIDDERATQLASDIAHRIEGEMEYPGQIKVVVIRETRAVDYAK; translated from the coding sequence ATGGAAAACATCTTTTTCTATATCTCCGCGGGGATCCTCGTTCTTTTTCTGGGTTTTGTCCTCGGTTGGTTCGTCAACAAGAAGATCTCGGAGAGCCATCTGAAGCACACGCAGAAGCTCGCCGAGAACATCATCTCGGAGGCGCAACGGGAAGCCGAGAACCAGAAGAAGGCGTCGATCCTCGAGGCGAAGGACGAGTGGTACCAGGCGAAGCTCCGGTTCGAGCGCGATACCGCCGACAAACGGCAGGAATTGCGCAAGGAGGAGCGGCGACTCGAGGAGAAGGAACAGAACATCAACCGCAAGGTCGATTATCTCGAAAAGCGGGAACAGGAGATGAACGACCGCCAGAAGACCCTCGAGAGCAAGCTCCAGGCGATCTCGGAGAAGAACGACGAGCTGTCCGTCGTGCTCGCCCGGCAGAACGAGAAACTGGAGAAGATCGCGGGGATGAGCACCGAGGAGGCGAAAAAGCTCCTCATCACCAACCTCGAGAACGAGGCGAGGCACCTCGCGGCCAAGCGGATCAAGGAGATCAAGGACGAGGCGGAACGGAGCGCGACGAAGAAGAGCAGGGAGATCCTCACCCTCGCGATCGAACGGTGCGCCGCCGACCACGTCGTCGAGTCGACCGTTTCGGTGGTCGATCTGCCCAACGACGAGATGAAGGGCCGCATCATCGGACGCGAGGGGCGTAACATCCGGGCGTTTGAGAACGCGACGGGCATCGACGTCATCATCGACGACACGCCCGAGGCGGTCATCCTTTCCGGATTCGATCCGATCAGGCGGGAGGTGGCGAGGCTCTCCCTCCAGAAGCTCGTGAAGGACGGGCGGATCCATCCCGGCAGGATCGAGGAGATCGTCGAAAAGACCCAGAAGGAGCTTCTCGACGAGATCAGGGAGGTCGGCGAGCAGGTCTGCCTCGACCTGAACATCCACGCGCTCCATCCGGAGCTCGCAAAGCTCCTCGGGCGGCTGAAGTACCGGACCTCCTACGGCCAGAACGTCCTGCAGCACGCAAAGGAAGTCGCCTGGCTGTCGAGTTTGCTGGCGAGCCAGCTCGGCCTCGATCCGGTCATCGCCAAGCGGGCCGGTCTGCTGCACGACATCGGCAAGGCGGCCGACCACGAGATGGAGGGACCCCACGCGGAGATCGGCGCCGAGCTCGTCAGGCGGTACGGCGAGAACGAGACGATCATCAACGCGGTGGCCGGACACCACGAGGATGTCGAGGCGACTTCGCTGATCACGCATGTCGTCTCCGCAGCCGACGCGATCTCCGGCGCTCGTCCGGGCGCGCGCCGGGAGACGCTCGAGAACTACATCCGCCGGCTGGAGAAGCTCGAGAAGATCGCGGACGCGTTCGACGGCGTCGAGAAATCCTACGCGATCCAGGCGGGGCGCGAGATCAGGATCCTCGTGAGCCACAAGCGCATCGACGACGAGCGGGCGACCCAACTGGCGAGCGACATCGCGCACCGGATCGAGGGGGAAATGGAATATCCCGGCCAGATCAAGGTCGTGGTCATCCGGGAGACGCGAGCCGTCGACTACGCGAAATGA
- the xseB gene encoding exodeoxyribonuclease VII small subunit produces MAKKQTFEEALERLEAIVERLEGGKTPLEESISLYEEGMRIGKTCRSLLDEAEQRIRTLTAELEEE; encoded by the coding sequence ATGGCGAAAAAGCAGACCTTCGAGGAAGCGCTCGAACGCCTAGAGGCGATCGTCGAGCGGCTCGAGGGGGGAAAGACGCCTCTCGAGGAGAGCATCAGCCTCTACGAGGAAGGCATGAGGATCGGCAAGACGTGCCGGAGTCTGCTCGACGAGGCGGAGCAGCGCATCCGCACACTGACCGCGGAGCTCGAGGAGGAATGA
- the rplT gene encoding 50S ribosomal protein L20 — MPRTKHSVASNRRKKKVLKQAKGFTGGRGKLYRTAREAVNRALAYAYRDRRAKKRDFRKLWIARINAAARLNGMSYSRFIDGLKKSDIEINRKVLADMALNEPESFTRLAEIAKESLS, encoded by the coding sequence ATGCCGAGAACGAAACACAGCGTCGCATCGAACCGGAGAAAGAAAAAGGTACTCAAGCAGGCGAAGGGATTCACCGGCGGGCGGGGCAAGCTCTACCGCACCGCCCGTGAGGCCGTCAACCGCGCCCTTGCCTACGCATACCGCGATCGCCGGGCGAAGAAGCGCGATTTCCGGAAGCTCTGGATCGCGCGCATCAACGCGGCCGCGCGGCTGAACGGCATGAGCTACAGCCGGTTCATCGACGGCCTGAAGAAGTCGGACATCGAGATCAACCGCAAGGTGCTCGCTGACATGGCCCTGAACGAGCCGGAGAGCTTCACGCGGCTCGCGGAGATCGCGAAGGAATCTCTTTCATGA
- a CDS encoding bifunctional 5,10-methylenetetrahydrofolate dehydrogenase/5,10-methenyltetrahydrofolate cyclohydrolase, producing the protein MKIPLDDARIIDGKATAAAVLEETASEVARFSRGYRPPRLTVVIVGDNPASRSYVKGKVTSAAACGIDSNLVELPAETTERELLGLVDRLNADDEIDGILVQLPLPAGIDEQGIIERISPGKDVDGFHPYNLGRLVSNRPAFVPCTPLGIGEILDRYGVEVAGKHAVIIGRSVIVGKPMAMLLARKAPGGDATVTICHSRSIGLPGIARTADILIAAVGRPKMIGADWVKEGAVVIDVGVNRVEDDTRKRGYRLLGDVDLEAVLSKASLITPVPGGVGPMTRAMLMRNTLLAAVLARG; encoded by the coding sequence ATGAAGATTCCCCTGGACGACGCGCGGATCATCGACGGCAAGGCCACGGCTGCGGCCGTCCTCGAGGAGACCGCGTCCGAGGTCGCACGGTTCAGCAGGGGATACCGTCCACCGCGCCTGACGGTTGTCATCGTCGGGGATAATCCCGCGTCACGCTCCTACGTGAAGGGAAAGGTCACGTCCGCGGCGGCATGCGGCATCGATTCGAATCTCGTCGAGCTGCCGGCGGAGACGACCGAGCGCGAGCTCCTCGGCCTCGTGGACCGGCTGAACGCGGATGACGAAATCGACGGTATCCTCGTGCAGCTGCCCCTGCCGGCGGGGATCGACGAGCAGGGCATCATCGAGAGGATATCCCCCGGCAAGGACGTCGACGGTTTCCATCCGTACAATCTCGGGCGGCTCGTGTCGAACCGGCCCGCATTCGTCCCCTGCACGCCCCTCGGCATCGGGGAGATCCTCGACCGGTACGGCGTCGAGGTCGCCGGGAAGCACGCCGTCATCATCGGCCGATCGGTCATCGTGGGAAAACCGATGGCCATGCTCCTGGCTCGGAAGGCTCCGGGAGGCGACGCGACGGTGACGATCTGCCATTCGAGGTCGATCGGGTTGCCCGGCATCGCCAGGACGGCGGACATCCTCATCGCGGCCGTCGGCCGTCCAAAGATGATCGGCGCGGACTGGGTGAAGGAAGGGGCCGTCGTCATCGATGTCGGCGTCAACCGCGTCGAGGACGACACGAGGAAGAGGGGATACCGGCTCCTGGGCGACGTCGATTTAGAGGCCGTCCTTTCGAAGGCGTCCCTCATCACGCCGGTGCCAGGCGGGGTTGGTCCGATGACACGAGCGATGCTGATGCGGAACACCCTCCTCGCCGCCGTCCTGGCGAGAGGTTAG
- the xseA gene encoding exodeoxyribonuclease VII large subunit, which yields MRESVPTIESDDDIYTVTEIADAIRQCLETEFPRIAVVGEIANFKRHSSGHLYLSLRDERNALRVVMFRRYTANLDFEPADGMRVVASGRLSHYGGGGVTQLLALGMERAGRGDMELEFRRLLRQLMDEGLTDPGRKRPIPRFPEEIAVITSPTGAAIRDIVETLRRRWPVAGILHITTDVQGDAAPARIERAFEIANGIDDLDAVILARGGGSVEDLWTFNTETVARAVASSRHPVVTGIGHEIDTTIADYVSDLRAATPTSAAELVAAVPLDDALRLVDVKTERMGRLVADSSTRRLRDLELLMRSSAFPVIRRRLDDAAQALDRSGERLSGWWDTNRTRTERTIRESALLLDGGMERVRGRCKNRLSASLERLRGLPPPIDASREKTARLVESVRLIAGAKLGLRRAAADGAARALAGLGPESVIGRGYALCTDSSGERLVTEAGALKRGDGLIVHFRDGGADCRVEGKRKGRPWRKSRPSRKRSNA from the coding sequence ATGCGGGAATCCGTCCCGACGATCGAATCGGACGACGACATCTACACCGTCACAGAGATCGCCGACGCGATCAGGCAGTGTCTCGAGACGGAGTTTCCACGTATCGCCGTCGTCGGGGAGATCGCGAACTTCAAGAGACACTCGTCCGGACATCTCTATCTCAGCCTCCGCGACGAGCGGAACGCCCTCCGGGTCGTCATGTTCAGGCGCTATACGGCGAACCTGGACTTCGAGCCGGCAGACGGCATGCGGGTCGTCGCATCGGGCCGGCTGTCCCACTACGGCGGCGGTGGGGTCACGCAACTCCTCGCGCTCGGTATGGAGAGGGCGGGTCGGGGCGACATGGAGCTCGAATTCCGCCGCCTCCTGCGACAGCTCATGGATGAGGGACTCACCGACCCCGGACGAAAGCGCCCGATACCGCGGTTCCCCGAGGAGATCGCGGTGATCACCTCGCCGACGGGGGCCGCGATACGCGACATCGTCGAGACACTCCGGCGACGGTGGCCGGTCGCCGGCATCCTGCACATCACGACGGACGTGCAGGGAGACGCCGCTCCCGCGCGCATCGAGCGCGCCTTCGAAATCGCGAACGGGATCGACGATCTCGACGCGGTGATTCTCGCCCGCGGTGGAGGGAGCGTCGAGGATCTCTGGACCTTCAACACGGAGACGGTGGCGCGGGCCGTCGCGTCGTCGAGGCATCCCGTCGTCACGGGGATCGGGCACGAGATCGACACGACGATCGCCGATTACGTGTCGGATCTCCGGGCAGCCACCCCGACGTCGGCGGCCGAGCTCGTCGCCGCCGTTCCTCTCGACGACGCGCTGCGGCTCGTGGACGTGAAGACGGAACGGATGGGCCGTCTCGTCGCGGATTCGTCGACGAGACGGCTCCGGGATCTCGAGCTGCTCATGCGCAGCAGCGCCTTCCCGGTCATCCGGCGCCGCCTCGACGACGCGGCACAGGCGCTGGATCGTTCCGGCGAACGTCTCTCCGGCTGGTGGGACACCAACCGGACCCGGACGGAGAGGACGATACGGGAGAGCGCCCTGCTGCTGGACGGGGGGATGGAACGGGTCCGGGGGCGCTGCAAAAACCGTCTCTCCGCGAGCCTCGAGCGTCTCCGCGGTCTGCCGCCCCCGATCGACGCCTCGCGGGAGAAAACGGCCCGCTTGGTCGAGAGCGTGCGGTTGATCGCCGGGGCGAAACTCGGCCTCCGCCGCGCCGCGGCGGACGGCGCGGCGCGGGCGCTCGCCGGGCTGGGGCCGGAATCGGTCATCGGCAGGGGGTACGCCCTCTGCACGGATTCCTCGGGGGAGCGTCTCGTCACGGAAGCGGGCGCGTTGAAGCGGGGAGACGGACTGATCGTGCACTTCCGCGACGGCGGGGCGGACTGCCGCGTCGAGGGAAAGAGAAAGGGGAGGCCATGGCGAAAAAGCAGACCTTCGAGGAAGCGCTCGAACGCCTAG
- the infC gene encoding translation initiation factor IF-3: protein MLPARFFAGGQRIKFKRPRERVQRTRVNEMIRIAEIRVIDENGEQLGVLPTLEAKQIAQEKGLDLVEIAPNVRPPVCKIMDYGKYKYEQSKKARESKKKQHVTHLKEIKLRPKIEEHDMAFKMRHAEEFLEEHDKVKFTVMFRGREMEHLDRGFKMLQQVQERFKDIAVLEKEPVRTGRIISMILGPRSEKKGGS, encoded by the coding sequence ATGCTACCCGCCCGTTTTTTTGCAGGAGGTCAACGTATCAAATTCAAGCGTCCGCGCGAACGAGTACAGCGCACCAGAGTCAACGAGATGATCCGGATCGCGGAGATCCGAGTGATCGACGAGAACGGTGAGCAGCTCGGCGTGCTCCCGACCCTCGAGGCGAAGCAGATCGCCCAGGAGAAGGGACTCGATCTCGTTGAGATCGCTCCGAACGTCCGTCCCCCCGTGTGCAAGATCATGGACTACGGGAAGTACAAGTACGAGCAGAGCAAGAAAGCGCGTGAATCCAAGAAGAAACAGCACGTGACGCACCTGAAGGAGATCAAGCTCCGACCGAAAATCGAGGAGCACGACATGGCCTTCAAGATGCGCCATGCCGAGGAGTTTCTCGAGGAGCACGACAAGGTGAAATTCACCGTCATGTTCCGGGGCCGGGAGATGGAACATCTCGACCGCGGATTCAAGATGCTTCAGCAGGTACAGGAGCGGTTCAAGGATATCGCCGTTCTCGAAAAGGAACCCGTTCGGACCGGCAGGATCATATCCATGATCCTCGGACCCCGCTCCGAGAAGAAAGGGGGATCGTGA